In Spirosoma aureum, a single genomic region encodes these proteins:
- a CDS encoding NADP-dependent glyceraldehyde-3-phosphate dehydrogenase, giving the protein MNDSQLASLFPSNESAIPADYRIEPIHQREYLINGEMRHWSGPVSEVYSPICIPAEGGTLQRVLVGSFPVTTDKEALEALESAVNAYDNGRGEWPTMSIEGRVRCMETFIGKMLEKRQLVINLMMWEIGKNLADSTKEFDRTVKYIYDTIDALKNIDRASSRFRIEEGIIGQIRRSPLGVVLAMGPFNYPLNETYTTLIPSILMGNTILFKTPKHGSLLHYPLLEAFRTSFPKGVVNSLYGRGANVIPPVMKSGKINVLTLIGSSRVADELQRFHPKLNRLRSVMSLDAKNAAIILPDADLDVAVKECLLGSLSFNGQRCTAIKIIWVHRSVADEFLRRFGPEVSKLKPGMPWDVGAQITPLPEPSKPDYLAECIREAQAGGASVINEGGGQVAGSLFKPAVVYPVLEGMKLYREEQFGPVVPVIPFDSIEEPINYIITADYGQQVSVFGTDTDQIAELIDPLVNQVSRVNINAQCQRGPDTFPFTGRKDSAEGTLSVEDALRSFSIRTVVATKDTVSNKEILNDIISEHKSKFLSTNFIF; this is encoded by the coding sequence ATGAATGATTCTCAGCTAGCCAGTCTTTTTCCGTCGAATGAGTCGGCCATTCCGGCCGACTACCGTATTGAACCGATTCACCAGCGCGAATACCTGATTAATGGAGAAATGCGCCACTGGAGTGGTCCCGTTTCGGAGGTTTACTCGCCCATCTGTATACCCGCCGAAGGGGGTACCCTACAACGTGTGCTTGTTGGTAGTTTCCCGGTCACGACCGACAAGGAAGCGCTCGAAGCTTTAGAATCGGCTGTCAATGCCTATGACAACGGTAGGGGAGAGTGGCCAACCATGTCCATCGAGGGACGTGTTCGGTGCATGGAAACCTTCATCGGCAAAATGCTGGAAAAGCGGCAGCTGGTGATTAATTTGATGATGTGGGAGATTGGCAAGAATTTGGCCGACTCGACTAAGGAATTTGATCGGACGGTCAAATACATCTACGATACCATCGATGCACTCAAAAATATCGATCGCGCAAGCTCCCGATTTCGCATTGAAGAAGGAATTATTGGGCAAATCCGGCGGTCTCCGCTTGGTGTCGTGTTGGCCATGGGGCCGTTTAATTACCCGCTTAATGAGACGTATACAACGCTCATTCCAAGCATTCTGATGGGGAACACCATTCTGTTTAAGACGCCTAAACACGGTTCCCTGCTGCACTATCCGTTACTGGAAGCTTTCCGTACGAGCTTTCCCAAAGGTGTAGTTAACTCGCTCTATGGTCGTGGAGCCAATGTGATTCCGCCCGTTATGAAGTCGGGTAAGATAAATGTGCTGACGCTGATTGGCTCTAGCCGTGTAGCCGATGAACTACAGCGGTTCCATCCGAAGCTCAACCGACTCCGGTCGGTAATGAGTCTGGATGCTAAAAATGCGGCAATTATTCTGCCCGATGCCGATCTGGATGTGGCCGTAAAAGAATGTCTGCTTGGATCGCTTTCGTTTAATGGTCAGCGGTGCACAGCCATTAAAATCATCTGGGTACACCGTTCAGTTGCCGACGAGTTTCTGCGTCGCTTCGGACCGGAAGTGAGTAAGTTGAAACCAGGAATGCCGTGGGATGTTGGTGCTCAAATAACGCCTTTGCCTGAACCCAGCAAACCTGATTATCTGGCTGAGTGTATTCGTGAAGCGCAAGCCGGAGGGGCTTCAGTCATAAATGAAGGTGGTGGACAGGTTGCCGGATCGCTGTTCAAGCCCGCCGTTGTTTACCCTGTTCTGGAAGGAATGAAACTGTATCGTGAAGAACAGTTTGGCCCCGTTGTTCCCGTAATACCGTTCGATTCGATTGAGGAGCCCATCAACTACATCATTACTGCCGACTATGGCCAGCAGGTGAGTGTTTTTGGAACCGACACCGATCAGATTGCTGAGCTGATCGACCCGCTTGTTAACCAGGTAAGCCGTGTCAATATTAATGCTCAATGCCAGCGCGGGCCGGATACATTTCCATTTACAGGGCGCAAAGATTCGGCCGAAGGAACGCTGTCTGTTGAGGATGCCTTACGATCGTTTTCTATCCGAACGGTGGTCGCAACCAAAGATACGGTTTCCAATAAAGAGATACTGAATGATATTATTAGTGAGCATAAGTCGAAATTTCTGTCAACAAATTTTATCTTTTAG
- a CDS encoding n-acetylglutamate synthase, protein MYDNKTFRSVANTDNGEVSGETVFHYHQQGPLVWADYGGGAIVKGFLIATVQEDQSLDMRYQHVNTQGELMTGRCRSTPETLPDGRIRLHERWQWTSGDESSGESIVDEIPS, encoded by the coding sequence ATGTACGATAACAAAACGTTTCGATCCGTTGCCAACACCGATAACGGCGAAGTCAGTGGTGAAACCGTGTTCCATTACCACCAGCAGGGCCCGCTCGTTTGGGCAGATTATGGAGGTGGAGCCATTGTGAAAGGGTTCCTGATCGCTACTGTTCAGGAGGATCAGAGTCTGGATATGCGCTATCAGCACGTCAATACGCAGGGTGAACTGATGACAGGTCGGTGTCGATCAACGCCCGAAACGCTGCCCGATGGCCGCATCCGGCTGCATGAACGCTGGCAATGGACCAGTGGTGACGAATCGTCGGGCGAGTCTATCGTCGACGAAATTCCCTCCTGA
- a CDS encoding agmatine deiminase family protein yields MSLTSSSETSLIPAREGFFFPAEWHPHVATWLSWPHTEASWTNERQELMFPAYIDFIKAISDSEQVCINAHNDIVIQAAKLRLLAAGVNMDRITLLPHPTNDSWCRDHGPAFLINPTNKQRMIVNWGYNAWGGKYPPYDRDDLIPVEIAHYRGLDYVTPGIIMEGGSVEFNGAGTVLTSRACLLNQNRNSQLTQAQIEQYLCDFYGVQQVLWVEEGIVGDDTDGHIDDTVRFVNEDTVLAAYESNQNDDNYPFLQEIHQELKQMRLLNGKQLTIVELPMPDPVVSDGLRLPASYANFLITNKSVIVPTFRCHKDQPALDIIGQCFPGRQVIGIDSTDIVWGLGSFHCLSQQEPSV; encoded by the coding sequence ATGTCTTTGACCTCTTCATCCGAAACGTCCCTGATTCCTGCCCGTGAGGGCTTTTTCTTTCCGGCCGAGTGGCATCCCCACGTAGCAACCTGGTTGAGCTGGCCACATACCGAAGCGTCGTGGACCAACGAGCGCCAGGAACTGATGTTTCCAGCTTATATCGATTTCATTAAGGCCATTTCTGACAGCGAACAGGTCTGCATCAATGCCCACAACGACATTGTGATTCAGGCGGCCAAACTTCGTCTGCTGGCGGCTGGCGTAAACATGGATCGGATTACCCTTCTACCCCACCCGACCAATGATTCGTGGTGCCGTGATCATGGCCCAGCGTTTCTGATCAATCCGACGAATAAACAGCGGATGATCGTGAATTGGGGCTATAATGCGTGGGGAGGCAAGTATCCACCCTATGACCGCGATGATCTGATTCCGGTAGAAATTGCCCATTATCGTGGTCTGGACTATGTAACTCCGGGCATCATTATGGAGGGCGGTTCGGTTGAGTTCAACGGGGCTGGAACCGTACTGACGAGTCGGGCCTGCCTGCTCAACCAAAATCGCAACAGCCAGCTGACGCAGGCTCAAATTGAGCAATATCTGTGTGATTTCTACGGCGTTCAGCAAGTACTTTGGGTAGAAGAGGGTATCGTTGGCGACGATACCGACGGCCATATTGATGATACGGTCCGTTTCGTGAACGAGGACACGGTACTGGCAGCCTATGAGTCGAATCAAAACGACGACAATTACCCATTTCTTCAGGAAATCCATCAGGAACTGAAGCAGATGCGGTTACTGAATGGAAAGCAATTGACCATTGTCGAACTGCCTATGCCCGATCCGGTCGTGAGCGACGGGCTGCGGCTACCGGCTTCCTATGCCAACTTTCTGATAACCAACAAATCAGTTATTGTTCCAACGTTCCGCTGCCATAAAGATCAGCCAGCATTAGACATTATCGGCCAGTGTTTTCCCGGCCGCCAGGTAATTGGCATCGACTCGACCGATATTGTCTGGGGGCTGGGCAGTTTTCATTGTCTGAGCCAACAGGAACCTAGTGTCTGA
- a CDS encoding AAA family ATPase, whose product MPYSSDVAAAEALTTSYKKLKSEISKVVIGQDDTVRLLLTAIFCQGHCLLVGVPGLAKTLLIQTIAGALDLEFNRIQFTPDLMPSDILGSETLDQERNFKFIKGPVFANIILADEINRTPPKTQSALLEAMQEYAVTIAGQKYNLGRPFFVLATQNPIEQEGTYPLPEAQLDRFMFNIYLDYPSYQSELDIVKSTTSDQRYEVQQVITGEEIREFQHLVRRVPVVDNVVEYAVKLVHKTRPNTELAASDANQYLEWGAGPRASQALILAAKCNALLTGKYSPDIEDVRAVALPILRHRVVRNFKAEAEGISVEQLIKRML is encoded by the coding sequence GTGCCTTACTCATCGGATGTTGCGGCTGCAGAAGCCCTTACTACCTCTTACAAAAAACTAAAATCTGAAATTTCCAAGGTTGTTATTGGTCAGGATGATACCGTAAGACTGCTGTTGACGGCTATTTTCTGTCAGGGGCATTGCCTCTTGGTAGGTGTGCCGGGGTTGGCTAAAACGCTGCTTATTCAGACCATTGCCGGCGCCCTTGACCTGGAGTTTAATCGAATCCAGTTTACGCCTGACCTGATGCCATCGGATATTCTGGGCTCCGAAACACTCGATCAGGAACGAAATTTCAAATTCATTAAAGGGCCTGTTTTCGCTAATATCATTCTAGCCGATGAGATCAACCGGACACCTCCTAAAACGCAATCAGCTTTGCTGGAAGCGATGCAGGAATATGCAGTTACCATTGCTGGTCAGAAGTATAACTTAGGCCGTCCGTTCTTTGTGCTGGCCACGCAGAACCCTATCGAGCAGGAAGGAACCTATCCCCTACCTGAAGCTCAGCTCGACCGGTTCATGTTTAACATATACCTCGATTATCCGTCTTATCAATCGGAGCTGGACATTGTAAAAAGCACCACGAGCGATCAGCGTTACGAAGTACAGCAAGTTATTACAGGGGAAGAAATCCGGGAGTTCCAGCACCTGGTGCGCCGGGTACCCGTTGTCGATAACGTTGTTGAATACGCAGTTAAACTCGTTCACAAAACCCGCCCAAATACCGAATTAGCCGCTTCGGATGCGAATCAATATCTGGAATGGGGTGCTGGGCCACGGGCGTCGCAGGCGTTGATTCTGGCAGCCAAATGCAATGCACTGCTGACCGGCAAATATTCGCCCGATATCGAGGATGTACGTGCCGTTGCTTTACCGATTCTTCGTCATCGCGTAGTGCGTAACTTTAAAGCAGAAGCTGAGGGGATATCCGTTGAGCAGTTGATCAAACGTATGCTCTAA
- a CDS encoding peptidylprolyl isomerase: MRQFTGGILLALAITACKTTAPVVQQTPPQPIILTLGNKAFTTDDFFQSFTKNQFSSDSAQRTDVKNYFDLYTNLKLKVLAAETEGRDTTEAFREEMNTYRKQLAQSYLTDKVLVESLSAEAYQRMQEEINASHILVSVVEDAAPADTLAAYQKALSIRKQALAGTDFASLARTNSQDSQTAPNGGNLGYLTAFSLVYPLESVAYTTPVGQVSMPVRSRAGYHLIKVNNRRPSRGKLRVAHILVRLSPSADETGQKAAQDRIDAAYTRLQKGEAFETVCQEVSDDVTSRTNGGLLPIFGVDKQVPAFEEAAFGLTKPGELSKPIRTNYGWHIIKLVERKGLEPYADLAPSLRQRVMTDTRADVLRQATVQRLKKEYAIQEDKVVVETALAKADSNLLRGQWRYTEPLDPALQNKPLFTISGKPVTANQFFAYVRQKQLPQRNPALANTNPVTPSAGSPAVSMRRLLDRFEGDQLIATEEANLDKKSSEFRSLLNEIRDGVLLSQVMEQNVWERSMTDSTGQRQYFDQNKDKYRFPERAVATIIVAQNDDLLKQAREMLAVKPPYQLKRSAADLLYDRNQTALTAPQRENMYDVLVTLARNPDYVVEVSGAHDAAERDSVSAGRIRAVVSYLQKSGISLNRIAEKDYQGAPPRRTTDATKDTGVQRRISFQYFSNAKTDIAKVLNSNYQLTSGNPALTVTEGIFAEGNNQFLDSIDQWKEGTTTFNRDGKSVSITISRIEQARGKTFAEARGAVINDYQTVLEQQWIAQLRQKYPVKVNEDEIRKLAK, from the coding sequence ATGCGCCAATTCACAGGCGGTATCTTGCTGGCACTTGCCATAACGGCTTGCAAAACAACCGCACCAGTGGTTCAGCAAACGCCCCCACAGCCGATTATTCTGACGCTGGGGAACAAAGCCTTCACCACGGACGATTTCTTTCAGTCGTTTACAAAAAATCAGTTCTCGTCCGATTCTGCCCAACGAACCGACGTTAAGAATTACTTCGACCTGTACACCAATCTGAAACTTAAAGTACTGGCTGCTGAGACAGAAGGACGCGACACTACCGAAGCTTTTCGGGAGGAAATGAACACCTATCGAAAGCAACTGGCCCAGTCATATCTGACCGATAAAGTGCTGGTCGAATCCCTGTCGGCCGAAGCCTACCAGCGGATGCAGGAGGAAATTAATGCATCGCATATTCTGGTTTCGGTTGTAGAAGATGCCGCTCCGGCCGATACGCTTGCGGCCTACCAAAAGGCTTTGTCTATTCGCAAACAGGCGCTGGCCGGTACTGATTTCGCTTCACTGGCCCGCACTAATTCACAGGATAGCCAAACAGCGCCCAATGGTGGAAATCTGGGCTACCTTACAGCCTTTTCGCTGGTTTACCCATTAGAATCTGTTGCCTATACGACGCCCGTTGGCCAGGTTTCGATGCCCGTTCGGTCACGAGCAGGCTATCACCTGATCAAGGTCAACAACCGCCGGCCGAGCCGTGGGAAACTACGGGTCGCTCATATCCTGGTTCGTCTGAGCCCCAGTGCAGACGAAACGGGCCAGAAAGCCGCCCAGGATCGTATCGATGCGGCCTATACCCGCCTGCAAAAAGGAGAAGCCTTTGAAACCGTTTGTCAGGAAGTATCTGACGATGTTACCTCCCGAACGAACGGCGGATTGCTACCAATCTTTGGCGTCGATAAGCAAGTCCCCGCTTTTGAAGAAGCGGCTTTTGGCTTAACCAAACCGGGTGAACTTTCGAAACCTATCCGTACTAACTACGGCTGGCACATCATTAAGCTCGTTGAACGTAAAGGGCTGGAGCCTTATGCAGATCTGGCCCCTTCGCTACGTCAGCGCGTGATGACCGATACCCGCGCGGATGTATTGCGGCAGGCTACTGTACAACGGTTAAAGAAAGAGTACGCGATCCAGGAGGATAAAGTGGTGGTTGAAACCGCATTAGCCAAAGCCGATAGTAATCTTTTGCGCGGGCAATGGCGCTATACCGAACCACTTGATCCCGCCTTGCAGAATAAACCCCTTTTTACGATCTCCGGAAAGCCCGTTACAGCTAACCAGTTTTTCGCGTATGTGCGTCAGAAACAGCTCCCTCAGCGCAATCCGGCTTTAGCCAATACGAATCCCGTCACGCCTTCTGCGGGCTCACCTGCGGTTTCGATGCGCCGATTACTCGACCGGTTTGAAGGCGATCAGTTAATTGCTACTGAAGAAGCGAATCTGGACAAAAAATCGTCTGAATTTCGTTCGCTGCTCAATGAGATTCGGGATGGTGTCCTGCTCTCGCAGGTAATGGAGCAAAACGTTTGGGAACGCTCGATGACGGACTCAACCGGGCAACGACAGTATTTTGATCAAAACAAAGATAAATACCGTTTCCCAGAACGGGCTGTCGCAACGATCATTGTGGCTCAGAACGACGATTTGCTGAAACAAGCCCGCGAAATGCTGGCCGTAAAACCGCCCTATCAACTCAAACGGTCGGCGGCCGATCTGCTGTATGATCGTAACCAAACGGCTCTGACTGCCCCGCAGCGGGAAAATATGTATGACGTGTTGGTGACTCTTGCCCGTAATCCCGACTATGTCGTTGAAGTATCGGGGGCTCATGATGCGGCAGAACGCGATTCTGTTTCGGCGGGTCGGATTCGAGCTGTTGTCAGTTATTTACAGAAGAGCGGGATTTCGCTGAATCGCATCGCGGAGAAGGATTATCAGGGAGCTCCACCCCGCCGAACAACCGATGCGACAAAAGACACAGGGGTTCAGCGCCGAATTTCGTTTCAGTATTTTTCGAATGCCAAGACCGATATTGCGAAAGTTCTGAACAGCAACTATCAGCTTACCTCGGGCAATCCAGCCCTAACGGTTACCGAAGGCATTTTTGCGGAAGGGAACAATCAATTTCTGGACAGTATCGATCAATGGAAAGAAGGAACGACAACATTTAATCGGGATGGGAAATCTGTTTCGATAACGATCAGCCGCATTGAACAGGCGCGGGGTAAAACGTTTGCCGAGGCCAGGGGTGCGGTCATTAACGATTATCAGACGGTACTCGAACAACAATGGATTGCTCAGCTTCGGCAAAAGTATCCCGTGAAAGTTAATGAAGACGAAATCCGGAAATTAGCGAAGTAA
- a CDS encoding peptidylprolyl isomerase: MKKVICSAFIVLMGWFLTAPVFGQGQGVSLNKIIAKVDNYYVLRSDLEESYQSYVGQNQTPPQKCQLLESLVINKMMLAKAEIDSVVVDDKIVDSELDQRMQYMVQQFGSEKNIIEAYGKSLEMLKSELRQQVKDQKIVQKMQQKITTDMKVTPRDVRKFFDAIPRDSLPYMPADVEVGQIVRFAKPTKEQKEVLRQKLLDLKKRVQAGEDFAKLAKENSEDVGSAQNGGDLGFAKRGAMVAPFEGAALKLKPNDISDVVESDFGLHLIQLLETRGAEYHARHILIRPDYNRLDLTGPTHYLDSLRTLIVADSIKFDKAAHDFSEDKSTADAGGLIRDAQSGSSRLAMDGTMEYAMFQMLDTMKVGSISAPLPYRTEDGKSAVRILYFKSKVAPHTADFKIDFEKLQNIVLTNKKNRAIDEWFRKSVADVYITVDPEFQSCRIFGTTQNSAAALGQGGN; encoded by the coding sequence ATGAAAAAAGTAATCTGTAGTGCTTTCATCGTTTTGATGGGCTGGTTTCTGACCGCACCGGTCTTTGGCCAGGGTCAGGGTGTAAGCCTGAATAAGATCATTGCAAAGGTCGATAACTACTACGTTCTGCGGTCTGATCTTGAAGAATCTTACCAATCTTATGTTGGCCAGAATCAAACCCCTCCCCAGAAATGCCAGTTACTGGAAAGTCTGGTTATTAACAAAATGATGCTGGCGAAAGCGGAGATTGACTCCGTTGTTGTCGATGATAAGATCGTAGACAGTGAACTCGACCAGCGGATGCAATACATGGTCCAGCAGTTTGGTTCCGAGAAAAACATCATTGAAGCCTACGGTAAAAGCCTGGAGATGCTCAAGAGTGAGCTTCGCCAGCAGGTGAAAGACCAGAAGATTGTTCAGAAAATGCAGCAGAAGATCACGACCGACATGAAGGTAACCCCTCGTGATGTTCGTAAATTCTTTGATGCTATCCCGAGAGACAGTCTGCCTTATATGCCTGCTGACGTTGAAGTCGGGCAAATTGTCCGGTTTGCGAAACCGACCAAAGAGCAAAAAGAAGTGCTTCGCCAGAAATTGCTGGATCTCAAAAAGCGTGTTCAGGCGGGTGAAGACTTTGCCAAATTAGCCAAAGAAAATTCAGAAGATGTTGGTTCTGCCCAGAATGGTGGTGACCTCGGCTTTGCCAAGCGGGGAGCGATGGTAGCCCCGTTTGAAGGAGCGGCTCTGAAGCTAAAACCGAACGACATTTCGGATGTTGTTGAATCTGATTTTGGCCTTCACCTCATTCAGTTACTGGAAACCCGCGGTGCAGAATACCACGCCCGGCACATCCTGATCCGGCCCGATTATAATCGGCTGGATTTAACAGGCCCAACCCATTATCTGGATAGTTTACGGACACTTATCGTTGCCGATTCGATAAAATTTGATAAGGCCGCCCACGACTTTTCAGAAGATAAAAGCACAGCCGACGCTGGTGGCCTTATTCGCGATGCACAATCGGGAAGCAGTCGTCTGGCTATGGATGGCACAATGGAATATGCGATGTTCCAGATGCTCGATACGATGAAAGTGGGTAGTATTTCGGCTCCGCTGCCTTACCGTACTGAAGACGGTAAAAGTGCGGTACGGATCTTGTATTTCAAGAGTAAAGTAGCGCCCCACACGGCCGATTTCAAGATTGATTTTGAAAAACTCCAGAACATTGTGTTAACCAACAAAAAGAACCGCGCTATTGATGAGTGGTTCCGAAAGTCGGTTGCTGATGTTTATATCACCGTCGATCCTGAATTTCAAAGCTGTCGCATCTTTGGTACTACCCAAAACAGTGCGGCCGCCCTCGGTCAGGGCGGAAATTAG
- a CDS encoding HAD family hydrolase — protein sequence MPDVPFAALFDMDGVIVDNTDFHINAWLQFAQQKGIPLTRDQYIDHINGRVSADAMAYVFQRPIQPGELIVLTEEKEAIYRELYRPHLQPAPGLISLLEALKARNVPTAIGTSAPMSNVHFTLDGLLLRPYFDTVVDASMVKHGKPDPEIYLKAAERVGVEPTRCVVFEDAFAGIQAGLRAGMAVIAVATTLTRDELASSGASLIVDDFIGLTVDAIREVVNKTVH from the coding sequence ATGCCCGACGTTCCGTTTGCCGCCCTCTTCGATATGGACGGCGTTATAGTTGATAATACTGACTTTCATATCAATGCCTGGCTCCAGTTTGCGCAACAAAAAGGCATCCCATTAACTCGAGATCAATACATTGACCATATCAACGGCCGCGTATCGGCTGATGCTATGGCCTATGTGTTCCAGCGTCCTATCCAGCCCGGCGAACTGATCGTTCTTACTGAAGAAAAAGAAGCCATTTATCGGGAGCTCTATCGGCCTCATCTCCAGCCAGCACCAGGCCTGATCTCGCTTTTAGAGGCTCTGAAAGCCCGGAATGTTCCGACAGCCATTGGCACGTCGGCACCGATGAGCAATGTGCACTTTACACTTGACGGCCTGTTGCTCCGGCCTTATTTCGACACCGTCGTCGATGCAAGTATGGTTAAACATGGCAAACCCGATCCTGAAATTTATCTGAAAGCAGCCGAACGTGTAGGCGTCGAACCCACACGATGTGTGGTTTTCGAAGATGCGTTTGCGGGTATTCAGGCAGGACTACGGGCGGGTATGGCTGTTATCGCCGTTGCGACTACACTGACCCGAGATGAACTAGCCAGTTCGGGAGCCTCGCTGATTGTGGATGATTTTATTGGGCTAACTGTAGACGCTATCCGCGAAGTGGTCAATAAAACGGTTCATTGA
- a CDS encoding 3-keto-disaccharide hydrolase, translating to MKKCLLLTGWLVALTIQLFAQTPPTGHPNTNGAGWKPLFERDLSDAGYPKGVWSFEEGVLTATADKSIWTAKPYNDFILDLFFQTADGTNSGVVVHCSDTTNWIPNSVEIQIADDHAKKWSESPTNWQCGAFFGHQGPTKSVVKKPGEWNRYTVTCQGKMIYIVLNNQLVNTIDLTKFTSTKKNPDGSDVPAWLNKPAADLPLHGFIGLQGKHAGAPIYFRNLKIKEL from the coding sequence ATGAAGAAGTGCTTGCTATTAACGGGCTGGCTGGTAGCCTTAACTATTCAGCTTTTTGCCCAAACACCTCCTACCGGCCACCCAAATACAAACGGAGCTGGCTGGAAACCACTCTTTGAGCGCGATCTTTCTGACGCTGGCTATCCTAAAGGTGTCTGGAGTTTTGAGGAAGGTGTATTGACCGCTACTGCTGATAAATCAATCTGGACGGCCAAGCCCTATAATGACTTTATACTTGATTTATTTTTTCAAACGGCCGATGGAACCAACAGTGGCGTTGTGGTGCATTGCAGCGACACCACCAACTGGATTCCGAACTCGGTCGAAATTCAGATTGCCGACGATCATGCCAAGAAATGGTCAGAATCGCCCACGAACTGGCAATGCGGGGCTTTCTTCGGCCATCAGGGCCCTACCAAAAGTGTAGTTAAAAAGCCCGGCGAATGGAATCGCTATACGGTGACTTGCCAGGGCAAAATGATTTACATCGTCCTCAATAATCAACTTGTAAATACGATTGATCTGACAAAATTCACCTCGACCAAGAAAAATCCTGATGGTTCTGATGTTCCGGCCTGGCTCAATAAACCCGCAGCAGACCTTCCTTTACATGGGTTCATTGGTTTACAGGGCAAACATGCAGGAGCCCCTATTTACTTCCGAAACTTAAAAATCAAGGAATTGTAG
- a CDS encoding ABC transporter ATP-binding protein — translation MLEAHKLTKLFGPIAAVHGVSLKLEPGNVMALVGASGSGKSTLLSMLAGLTDADEGEVRLNGERVPGPSEVLVPGHADIRLVHQEYQLMPNVSVRENITYALRFFEKSYREFRVDELLKLCRLTEVQDRLPRQVSGGEKQRTAIARAIADKPAILLLDEPFSHLDLPNRLIFRDLLVDLVRHENTACLLVTHDTSDALSTANSLGILRDGRLVQFGSPKEVYRRPATAYAARMTGPVNILKAKHLPTLGLSGVDNPEALLCLRPEQIQLDDTGLQGTIRALFFKGSHYEIDVELSRYVCLRMLSTRDDLQVGQLIGVKIAGESIWKLQR, via the coding sequence TTGCTCGAAGCACATAAACTCACCAAATTATTTGGCCCGATAGCAGCTGTTCATGGCGTATCACTGAAGCTTGAACCGGGAAATGTTATGGCACTTGTTGGGGCCAGCGGTTCCGGAAAAAGTACCTTATTGAGTATGTTAGCTGGCCTGACAGATGCCGACGAGGGCGAAGTCCGGCTCAATGGTGAACGGGTGCCGGGGCCATCGGAGGTACTGGTTCCTGGTCATGCAGATATCCGGCTTGTTCATCAGGAATATCAACTCATGCCGAATGTTTCGGTTCGCGAAAATATTACCTATGCACTGCGCTTTTTTGAGAAAAGTTACCGTGAATTTCGGGTCGATGAACTGTTGAAGCTCTGCCGGTTGACGGAAGTACAGGATCGTTTACCGCGCCAGGTTTCAGGTGGCGAAAAACAGCGTACGGCCATTGCCCGCGCGATTGCTGATAAGCCCGCCATATTGCTTCTTGATGAACCGTTCAGCCATCTTGATTTACCCAACCGACTCATCTTTCGCGATCTGCTAGTTGACCTGGTTCGGCATGAAAACACAGCCTGTCTTTTGGTTACCCACGATACCAGCGATGCACTATCAACTGCCAATTCGTTAGGAATTCTGCGCGATGGCCGTTTGGTTCAATTCGGATCGCCGAAAGAGGTTTACCGGCGACCAGCAACAGCATATGCCGCCCGAATGACGGGGCCAGTCAATATTTTGAAAGCAAAGCACCTGCCCACACTAGGCTTGTCCGGAGTCGATAATCCCGAAGCCTTATTGTGCCTGCGTCCGGAGCAGATTCAACTGGATGATACGGGCCTGCAAGGGACAATTCGAGCCTTATTTTTTAAGGGTAGCCATTACGAAATAGACGTAGAACTGTCGCGTTATGTTTGCCTGCGTATGCTATCCACCCGCGATGACCTACAGGTTGGCCAGCTTATAGGAGTCAAAATAGCTGGCGAATCTATCTGGAAACTCCAACGCTAA